From the genome of Globicephala melas chromosome 11, mGloMel1.2, whole genome shotgun sequence, one region includes:
- the TUBB gene encoding tubulin beta chain, producing the protein MREIVHIQAGQCGNQIGAKFWEVISDEHGIDPTGTYHGDSDLQLDRISVYYNEATGGKYVPRAILVDLEPGTMDSVRSGPFGQIFRPDNFVFGQSGAGNNWAKGHYTEGAELVDSVLDVVRKEAESCDCLQGFQLTHSLGGGTGSGMGTLLISKIREEYPDRIMNTFSVVPSPKVSDTVVEPYNATLSVHQLVENTDETYCIDNEALYDICFRTLKLTTPTYGDLNHLVSATMSGVTTCLRFPGQLNADLRKLAVNMVPFPRLHFFMPGFAPLTSRGSQQYRALTVPELTQQVFDAKNMMAACDPRHGRYLTVAAVFRGRMSMKEVDEQMLNVQNKNSSYFVEWIPNNVKTAVCDIPPRGLKMAVTFIGNSTAIQELFKRISEQFTAMFRRKAFLHWYTGEGMDEMEFTEAESNMNDLVSEYQQYQDATAEEEEDFGEEAEEEA; encoded by the exons atgagggaaatCGTGCACATCCAGGCCGGTCAGTGTGGCAATCAGATCGGTGCCAAG TTCTGGGAGGTGATCAGTGATGAACATGGCATCGACCCCACCGGCACCTATCATGGGGATAGCGACCTGCAGCTGGACCGCATCTCCGTGTACTACAATGAAGCCACAG GTGGCAAATATGTTCCTCGTGCTATCTTGGTGGATCTAGAACCCGGGACCATGGACTCTGTTCGCTCAGGGCCTTTTGGTCAGATCTTCAGACCAGACAACTTTGTTTTTG GTCAGTCTGGGGCAGGCAACAACTGGGCCAAGGGCCACTATACAGAGGGGGCCGAGCTGGTCGACTCGGTCCTAGATGTGGTTCGGAAGGAGGCCGAGAGCTGTGACTGCCTGCAGGGCTTCCAGCTGACCCACTCGCTGGGCGGGGGCACGGGCTCTGGAATGGGCACCTTGCTCATCAGCAAGATCCGTGAAGAGTATCCTGACCGCATCATGAACACCTTCAGTGTGGTGCCCTCACCCAAAGTGTCCGACACCGTGGTGGAGCCCTACAATGCCACCCTGTCCGTCCATCAGCTGGTGGAGAACACTGATGAGACCTACTGCATTGACAACGAGGCCCTTTACGACATCTGCTTCCGCACCCTCAAGCTGACCACGCCAACCTACGGGGACCTGAACCACCTCGTCTCGGCCACCATGAGTGGTGTCACCACCTGCCTCCGCTTCCCTGGCCAGCTCAATGCTGACCTCCGCAAGCTGGCAGTCAACATGGTGCCCTTCCCACGTCTCCACTTTTTCATGCCTGGCTTTGCTCCTCTAACCAGCCGTGGAAGCCAGCAGTATCGGGCCCTCACTGTGCCGGAGCTCACCCAGCAGGTCTTCGATGCCAAGAACATGATGGCTGCCTGTGACCCCCGCCATGGCCGGTACCTCACCGTGGCTGCTGTCTTCCGTGGGCGGATGTCCATGAAGGAGGTCGATGAGCAGATGCTCAACGTGCAGAACAAGAACAGCAGCTACTTCGTGGAATGGATCCCCAACAATGTCAAGACGGCCGTCTGCGACATCCCACCCCGTGGCCTCAAGATGGCGGTCACCTTCATTGGAAACAGCACAGCCATCCAGGAGCTGTTCAAGCGCATCTCAGAGCAATTCACTGCCATGTTCCGCCGGAAGGCCTTCCTCCACTGGTACACAGGTGAGGGCATGGACGAGATGGAGTTCACCGAGGCTGAGAGCAACATGAACGACCTCGTCTCCGAGTACCAGCAGTACCAGGATGCCACcgcagaagaggaggaggatttCGGTGAGGAGGCCGAAGAGGAAGCCTAA